In one Drosophila albomicans strain 15112-1751.03 chromosome X, ASM965048v2, whole genome shotgun sequence genomic region, the following are encoded:
- the LOC117573210 gene encoding protein obstructor-E: MQRIEVTSVLILALIACGHALAVGSPECPEKYGVQAYAHTENCDQFFLCTNGTLTLETCENGLLFDGKGAVHNHCNYNWAVDCKGRQWDPTPISTPGCEYQFGLYAVSKECSTTYIKCAHGEPHEQDCDAGLAYDERIHGCNWPDQLLDHCNPEAVVGFKCPTKVDPNSVAARFWPFPRFPVQGDCHRLITCVEGYPRLISCGEDKVFDEHTLTCEDPEYASGGCANYGK; the protein is encoded by the exons GACATGCCCTTGCCGTCGGTTCCCCCGAGTGCCCAGAGAAATATGGCGTGCAAGCTTACGCACACACCGAGAACTGTGATCAGTTCTTTCTCTGCACCAATGGCACACTGACTTTGGAGACTTGCGAGAATGGTTTGCTCTTCGATGGCAAGGGGGCGGTGCACAATCACTGCAACTACAATTGGGCTGTGGACTGCAAGGGACGCCAGTGGGATC CGACACCAATCTCGACGCCTGGCTGCGAATATCAGTTCGGTTTGTATGCCGTGTCCAAGGAATGCTCCACCACCTACATCAAGTGCGCCCATGGCGAACCCCACGAACAGGATTGCGACGCTGGTTTGGCTTATGATGAGCGCATCCATGGCTGCAATTGGCCCGACCAACTGCTCGATCACTGCAATCCTGAGG CTGTTGTCGGCTTCAAGTGCCCAACGAAAGTGGACCCCAACTCGGTTGCCGCACGCTTCTGGCCCTTCCCCCGCTTCCCCGTGCAGGGCGACTGCCACCGTTTAATCACCTGTGTTGAGGGCTACCCGCGCCTCATTAGCTGTGGCGAGGACAAGGTATTCGATGAGCATACGCTTACCTGCGAGGATCCCGAATACGCCAGCGGTGGCTGTGCCAACTATGGCAAATAG
- the LOC117573204 gene encoding uncharacterized protein LOC117573204 produces the protein MDLDWQNGLTEIKDRGQYLLHSEKWADCRFLVGTPPNQRIISGHKLLLAMASPVFERMFYGNLPDKTDPIIIPDVQPEAFEAMLDYIYTDRITIGSFDKACELCYVAKKYMLPHVVTRCTHFLWADLSPKNACRAYEFAKLFDEPRLMQSSMDLIAANTREVLSDPSFLDIEVSTLMAILDQHRLNIDSELDLFNCLLKFASERGILNEHGTEETLPKSSASAEHNEMLANEQANDIVVEEIKMEPDVAAMVRHMHHDVDDVVDIAAQSGGPSISPVGSPSAAANAVVASSSSSSSIGATLAPLHNNSNNNNDSDVVIIDSDASGHAQDELNAAEAAANMINMMDAQRTIMDGAMLRQAVKKIRFLTMTPQQFAEGPARSKLLQQHEALAILIKISSPTLNDCNMPEGFCVSRSTRNFFESAHRQRELNSSYRLNAASVSSFSAATRLTYPATQPAAFSRQQQQQQQQQQQPQRISVPLNLGAAMDQLPIQNPPGTGVGGGFFIEDGADGGAVFGDGFEAAGAAPNEASGSSNSFHDMVRSYCKRSIVREFDYRNTSVTDAGVTFQVDTNIWILGVQVPTQVLCGELMNSAGFAELYTEVLYAHIQDMHGSRIAYTHCTARVRYDSHLDITFDRPVYIYRNQIYKIYVVFNKMGWYPMYACCPDTIKQRVKFKFNVGNPSESVRDGLIYAIIFSTPQDQVRQLID, from the exons ATGGATCTTGACTGGCAAAACGGTCTGACAGAGATCAAGGACCGCGGTCAGTATCTGCTGCACTCAGAAAAATGGGCCGATTGCCGCTTTCTCGTTGGAACGCCGCCAAATCAACGCATCATCTCCGGCCACAAGTTGCTCCTGGCGATGGCATCGCCAGTGTTTGAGCGCATGTTCTATGGCAATCTGCCGGATAAAACCGATCCCATCATCATACCCGATGTGCAGCCGGAGGCATTTGAGGCAATGCTCGATTACATTTACACAGATCGCATTACAATCGGCTCCTTTGACAAGGCCTGTGAATTGTGCTACGTGGCAAAGAAATACATGCTGCCACACGTCGTCACCCGATGCACGCACTTCCTCTGGGCCGATCTCAGTCCAAAGAATGCGTGTCGTGCCTATGAATTTGCCAAACTCTTCGATGAGCCGCGTCTGATGCAGAGCAGCATGGATTTGATAGCGGCAAACACACGTGAAGTGCTGTCGGATCCCAGTTTCCTGGACATCGAGGTCTCCACCCTGATGGCCATACTGGATCAACATCGTCTCAACATTGACTCCGAGTTGGATCTATTCAATTGCCTGCTCAAATTTGCCAGCGAACGCGGCATACTCAACGAACACGGCACCGAGGAGACGCTGCCCAAATCCTCGGCCAGCGCCGAACACAATGAAATGCTGGCCAACGAGCAGGCCAACGATATTGTTGTTGAAGAGATCAAAATGGAACCCGATGTGGCTGCCATGGTGCGGCACATGCATCACGATGTCGACGATGTGGTCGATATTGCGGCTCAATCGGGAGGACCATCGATATCGCCAGTCGGTTCCCCTTCGGCAGCAGCGAATGCTGTCGTCGCCTCATCGAGTTCGTCCAGCTCAATCGGCGCAACTTTGGCACCActacacaacaacagcaacaacaacaacgatagcgATGTGGTGATCATCGATAGCGATGCCTCCGGCCATGCGCAGGATGAGCTGAATGCGGCCGAGGCGGCGGCGAATATGATCAACATGATGGACGCACAACGCACCATCATGGATGGCGCCATGCTGCGCCAGGCGGTGAAGAAGATTCGCTTCCTGACGATGACGCCCCAACAGTTTGCCGAGGGTCCGGCGCGCTCcaagctgctgcaacagcacGAAGCGCTCGCCATCCTCATCAAGATCTCCAGTCCGACATTGAATGACTGCAACATGCCCGAAGGATTCTGCGTTTCGCGCAGCACACGGAACTTCTTTGAGTCGGCGCATCGTCAGCGTGAATTGAATTCATCGTATCGTTTGAATGCCGCCTCCGTGTCATCTTTCTCGGCTGCCACACGTCTCACATATCCTGCCACCCAGCCGGCGGCATTCtccagacaacaacaacagcagcaacaacaacaacagcagccgcaacgcATCAGTGTGCCTTTGAATCTGGGCGCTGCCATGGATCAGCTGCCCATACAAAATCCACCTGGAACTGGCGTTGGCGGCGGCTTCTTCATCGAGGATGGCGCCGACGGCGGAGCTGTCTTTGGCGATGGCTTTGAGGCGGCTGGAGCAGCGCCCAATGAGGCATCCGGTTCGAGCAACTCTTTCCACGACATGGTCCGCTCCTACTGCAAGCGTTCCATCGTCCGGGAGTTCGATTATCGCAACACCAGCGTCACCGATGCGGGCGTCACCTTCCAG GTTGATACCAACATCTGGATCCTGGGCGTTCAGGTGCCCACCCAAGTGCTCTGCGGCGAGTTGATGAACTCGGCTGGATTTGCCGAGCTGTACACCGAGGTGCTGTACGCTCACATCCAGGATATGCACGGCTCAAGGATTGCGTACACGCATTGCACAGCCCGTGTGCGCTATGATTCGCATTTGGATATCACATTCGATCGTCCCGTTTACATTTATCGCAATCAGATCTACAAAATTTACGTGGTCTTCAACAAGATGGGCTGGTATCCCATGTATGCCTGTTGTCCGGATACCATTAAGCAGCGCGTCAAATTCAAGTTCAACGTGGGCAATCCCAGCGAGAGTGTGCGCGATGGTCTCATTTATGCCATTATCTTTTCCACGCCGCAGGATCAAGTGCGTCAGCTGATTGactaa
- the LOC117565664 gene encoding uncharacterized protein LOC117565664 → MQLPRSQLHLLLLLLTAQQPSDTVAFGGIAQLEHVLHLILTRSCAAHNQSVYVSTGYREQLLRREALLVDRVLDHVLRRHSQVPMLLDRHLKPQLNLHVQLMLFFVQSTEQFIHSAAGNSGATSTFKHKFLVVLLSRSDAESSKEEMSHLFSYMLHQRLNIDVLLLRWQLDAGSVESFTFWPYSEAGCESVEPILQPLRGARLEELYPQKVGNLYGCPLDVIVWHVPPYIELHLERGTELEQQLQGWDAKLLRLMAQRLNFRLRLVANEPPQLIGGESHMNGSFTGAFRMLRQRRANLTCGCAACLPARAKFLSHTVSYNQVEYVIVLRTGRAYSNYEIMLFPFAFSTWLLLLSIAALHLLQRLFCPNWCLRLPSPIQLGIVMLLYVLRVSYESSIFEFVHNAPVRPLPQTVEQALQADYSFIVDHATHRMAAWLPNLNRRTHIRPGMAVDMFELLLKQEPLDGNWGVLSSRDFLDYYLAGHREQRHRFVVLHPKVMNNILCMHLPLGSYMASIISQLLFDLRSFGICQQVSQFATPSRDHHQKDAFGESMRFLYAACYCLLFANTFVLGVFALELLSLHSRFRWLSCFFERL, encoded by the coding sequence ATGCAACTGCCAAGAAGTCAGCTGCATCTATTGCTCCTCCTGCTAACAGCTCAGCAGCCAAGTGACACCGTCGCCTTTGGCGGCATTGCGCAGCTGGAGCATGTGCTGCATTTGATACTCACACGCAGCTGTGCGGCGCACAATCAAAGCGTCTATGTGAGCACCGGCTATCGGGAGCAACTGCTGAGGAGGGAAGCCCTTCTGGTGGATCGGGTGCTCGATCATGTGCTGCGACGTCACAGCCAGGTGCCGATGCTGCTGGACAGACACCTGAAGCCGCAACTCAATTTGCATGTGCAGCTGATGCTGTTCTTTGTGCAGAGTACGGAACAATTCATTCACTCGGCAGCGGGGAATTCAGGCGCCACGTCAACGTTCAAGCACAAGTTTTTGGTGGTTCTTCTGTCGCGATCCGATGCTGAATCCTCAAAGGAAGAGATGTCACATCTGTTTAGTTATATGCTCCATCAGCGTCTCAACATTGATGTGCTGCTTTTACGTTGGCAACTCGATGCGGGCAGCGTGGAAAGCTTCACCTTCTGGCCATACAGCGAAGCTGGCTGCGAGTCCGTCGAACCCATTTTGCAGCCACTACGCGGAGCACGCCTCGAGGAGCTTTATCCGCAAAAGGTCGGCAATCTGTACGGTTGTCCATTGGATGTGATTGTGTGGCATGTGCCGCCGTACATCGAGCTGCATTTGGAGCGTGGCACGGAGTtggagcaacagctgcaggGTTGGGATGCGAAGCTGTTGCGATTGATGGCGCAACGCTTGAATTTTCGTTTGCGTCTGGTAGCCAACGAGCCGCCGCAGCTAATTGGCGGCGAGAGTCACATGAATGGCAGCTTCACCGGCGCCTTTCGCATGCTCCGCCAGCGTCGCGCCAATCTCACCTGCGGCTGTGCTGCCTGCCTTCCAGCGCGAGCTAAATTCCTGTCGCACACCGTTTCTTACAATCAGGTGGAGTATGTGATTGTATTGCGCACTGGTCGAGCTTACAGCAACTATGAGATTATGTTGTTTCCCTTTGCCTTTTCCacttggttgctgttgctctccaTCGCTGCGTTGCATCTGCTCCAGCGTTTGTTTTGCCCCAACTGGTGTCTGCGTTTGCCTTCACCCATCCAACTAGGCATCGTCATGCTGTTGTATGTGCTCCGTGTGAGCTACGAGAGTTCCATCTTTGAGTTTGTCCACAATGCGCCGGTGCGTCCGTTGCCCCAAACCGTGGAGCAAGCACTCCAGGCGGACTACAGCTTCATTGTGGATCATGCCACACATCGCATGGCCGCCTGGCTGCCGAACTTGAATCGACGCACCCACATTCGGCCCGGCATGGCTGTGGATATGTTTGAGTTGCTGCTGAAGCAGGAGCCGCTGGATGGCAATTGGGGCGTGCTGAGTAGTCGCGATTTCTTGGACTACTATTTGGCCGGGCATCGCGAGCAGCGGCATCGCTTCGTTGTGCTCCATCCGAAGGTGATGAACAACATTCTGTGCATGCATCTACCGCTTGGCTCTTACATGGCCTCCATCATCAGTCAGCTGCTGTTCGATCTGCGCAGCTTTGGCATCTGTCAGCAAGTCTCGCAGTTTGCCACGCCCTCGCGAGATCATCATCAGAAGGATGCTTTCGGGGAGTCGATGCGTTTCCTTTACGCCGCCTGCTATTGCCTGCTCTTTGCCAATACTTTCGTACTTGGCGTCTTTGCGCTGGAGCTACTCTCTCTGCATTCTCGCTTTCGATGGCTCAGCTGCTTCTTTGAGCGTCTCTAA